Within the Seriola aureovittata isolate HTS-2021-v1 ecotype China chromosome 24, ASM2101889v1, whole genome shotgun sequence genome, the region AATCAGTTTCATAACACTGCTTAATTACAATACTGCTTCATAAAAACAACTaaccaaagcaaaaacaacataaagcacTGTTTCACATATTCATGTTTCAAGTCACTTACGATGCGTCCCTCTCTTCACTGTCTGCCTCTGGTGTAATGTTCGATAACTAAAGCTGTCTAAATGagatctgaaatgaaaacaagctgCCAGACTAATACTGGTAAATACTGTGTGTAATGTCTGGCCATGTTGTCTATGCTGGATTTCTCTCGTTAAACTGTTGTTGGCACAATTTTGTGCCGTATGTTTATGTGTTCACGCCACAGGCAACGAGTAGTAACATTTTGGAGAAATATGACAATTTAATTCCTAGAAGAGGCTAAATTTCAAGAGGTCTGCATGACattgaattttaattttcaccTTCAGAAGCAAAGCAGGCAggtggagaagagagagagaacacaggATTGGTTCagagatagagaaaaaaaatgttatcatttaatttacagCTCCATCACTGGGTGTAATTACACAGCCACAAAACTGGAAAACATTTCTTCAACAAAAGCTTACAATACGACACTAAAAAGGGTAAGTTGACATTGATTTTCTATATTAGcgactaaaaaaaaactatgttgTTAGTGTAGCATCACTGTATAATTACACATCAGTCGATGGAGCAGAAGAGGGAGctgtaaaggaaagaaaaagtttctaaaaaataaggaatgaaaacacaatagGTCCGAGTCACTTAAGTTCCATTGAGAGGAATGAGTGCGCATTATGGGTGAGTGATTCACTTTTtccattcattctttcattcattcatccagcTGTCTACTGTTATGACGTcagtgcttcttcttcttcttctcttgagGAGGACTAAATGGACACCTTGACACCTtggaaagtaaagaaaaacatttcttacGGCCAGGATTTGAGGAAAACATTGGTCATTACATTGATCAGGAAGCAGCATTCTTGAGTCTTCCATAGAAACCATTGGCGACACTTCCTCATTAGCTTGTTGGCAGGCAGAATCATTTGCTTTCTGTAATAAACGCTAACAATGCTAACCCAAGGTTCTTAAGGTAGCTGATTTTCATTAACCTCCAACTTAAAATAAGTATGCTGAggaaaattaaaagtaaaaaaatgtcaaggcATTCATTTAAGAAAGAGAGGATATTAACATAAAGATGGATCGCAGTGTTTCCCCTACATAAACAAAGTAGTGTTCGTAAGAaagataattatttatttctatcgAGTGACGCTGGAAAATTGTTCTTCCCAGTCTTCAGTGTTCCAGTAATTAGTTTTGTACAGTTTTAACATTACAAATTTTGGAAGCTTCAAGTTCGTTTGGCTAAaattttgcttgtgttttacaTCAAAAATGTGGGGAAACACTACGTCCATCCATCTACTCCTTCCCTCAAAGCCATTATATGTTTTGAGTCTCCTcttttgagttgtttttttttcatttcttctttgcaAATAGCCACTTCCTTCATTGCTCCTTTTatccacacagaaaacaggtaGTGTCTTTTTTGTCTAGCAAGACGCCAGTCTCGTGTGTCTTGCAGGtttctccttcattttcttATCAAAAGTCAACAGGTCactttttcttccatcttttcATAAGAGGACAAATGGATCTTCTCAATTTCTCCTCCTTAGAAGAATgatttcctttccttcctctcagaACAACACGTCTTCGTTGGTAATGAGCGTTTCCACAACAAGTCTCTGGTATCGGATGTCGTTGAGCGCCGTCATGGCGTCCAGCTCGGGGGCCCTCATCAATGTTGGGCCAAAGACGATGCCTAGGTTCTCGCTGGACATGAGGTTCTCCTTCTCATACTCGGTCACCCTGGACGGAGAGCAGGGGGAAAGTATGTGTGACGGAGAGTACGACCACAACAGCTCCAAAACATCAAGATCAAGGAATCAAACCCTCGTAATTAAGCTGAATAACAATATCGTTCATATCTACGCGATGAAATGTCGGTGTGAAAGTGAAATCACAGCTTGTGTAGTCAGACCTCTTGAGGTGAGCCATGAGGTATCGCAGTGTCTCGCAGTGAGCTGGCGGCAGCAGCTTCAAGGCCTCGTGGAGAGACTCCAGCCGTTTTTCTGGGTCTGTAATctctgcatcacacacacacacacacacacacacacacacacacacacacacacacacacacacacacacacacacacacacaatataacaCTGATTAGATATTGGATCAATTATCATATAATTGCgacaaaaaaagtgacaaaacacatttcccgcatgtttttttactgatttataACATATGCTCAGTGCTGAACTGTTCCTCTATTCATTCCTGCATCTTATGTAATGAGGAACACAAGGCATGGAGACCTACTTGCGGTTTCTATGAAGCGTGGGTAGGCATCATATGTTATGAGGGGGATAGGCAGCTCTCTGAAGTAGAGTTTGAGGGCTCCGGTGATGATATTGATGTCCTCGTAAGCACTTGAGGAAATATCAGCCTTTTCTCCATCTGCAGCGGAAAACAAGAACAATCAGTTGCTTTCCGTCAGAAGGAAACCTCAGGATTAGGGTGCAAGATGAAAAGAGATCTGTCTTCATAGAATCTCTCTGGAGGAttgtattgatattttattgataGTAAAAGATACCGCCTCTTATTCTCGTACGGATTCACCTCAAAGAAGATGAGTGAAGTGATAACCAGCTGCTAACCGCTGCAATGTTTGTGCAACGGATGTGTTCAACTgatcaaaaaaacaacaggggGAGACACTCACCTCTGTCAAAAGCCAGTTTGACATCTTCAATTAGCTCACTGAAGCCTGATATTCTGTACAAACCCTCTGACTGAAGACCTGGAGGCAGACAAGGACAGTTATAGAATTTTAATTGTAGTGTGCTTAAACATTTctttaggttttatttattgGCTACAGTTCTGgataatcaactaatcatttaagACATTGTTTATGTGCCAaaattctctggttccagcttctcaaatgtgcagtaaataaataaatggaacatctttggactgttggtttgaTTTTAAGgaaaacattactttttttttttttttttttttttactattttattgaatgtttagatcaaacaatgaaaaaaatatctgcagaTCAATCAGTGATGAAATGAGTAGTTAGCTGTTTGTGCCAATGGAACAGCTTCAGTAAATTAAACTGAAGGTGATACAGAAATagagacagaagacagtgaAGATTGAttagaagacaaaaaaacaacaagagagacagaagggggagggggggtgtgtgtgtgtgtgcgcattcaGCGTCTCCCCTGTTCCAGTCAAGTTCAATCGCTTCAAGTCAGGTGTCTTTATTGATTTCACATATTAGTTTCACTCAGGTCGTGAAATCGTTGTCAATAAAATcctgtctgcagcagctccccTGTGACCACTCAGGTCGCATGGGGGAGGAATTGCAGCTCTCtcagtctatatatatatatatatatatacacacacacattcatttattctgCGTGTGTGCATCAAACCATTGAGAGGGTGGGCtggcacgcacgcacgcacacgcacgcacatctTGCATACGTATGCCAGCCTCGTAGGTGTTGCAGCAAACAATacttaaaagctttttttgtcAACATTATATAATCACTGActcatacacacgcacacatttatatacacacttgctgtctctctcacctctaGCCTCAATTTCCTGTATGCACATATCAACCACCATGGGCCTCTTGGTGTTGTGGGCTTTGACCAGCGTGGTCAGGTCGCAGCTGTACACCTTCTTGACGTGCCGCAGGTCCGGCTGGCAGTCGTTTGGCACCACTTTGGAGCACTGCTTATGGACATTCAACCCACAGTctggcagagagaaagacagaggcgGTTTTACATCACTTTATGTCCACTCACAACCTAAATGTCACTCTTTTAGGCATCTCCTGTAGTTGTATTTACATAAATGCATGCCTGTTTTCCTTTATGCTGCTTTCGGCTCTTTACGCTGCTCTGTATTTTTTGTCCAATACTTAAAGAATAGTAACTAGATTCAATGGTAAAAGTTCCATTTAATCGCAAGCAGTACAGAGGCACAGTTCATCAcccacacacagtaaaaatcCCACTGCCAGTCTGTTCTTTGGCACCAAATTGAatcttttaacatttaaaatccgTGATACACTGCAGATGAGTCAACAGCAAAAGTGACTAACTTTAGCCTGCTGTCCCACTTTTGAGTCACGGTCTAAGAGAGAGGAGGTGCAACATGTCGaacacagtggaggaggagaaaaggagcaGAAATCCAACCTTTTGTGGGATATTTGTGTGGGATAAATCAGAGATTACTGACAGAGCGCGTCATACACTGATGTGTGAGCGAAAAAGaggatttgtttgtgtttgtgttttacctgcACACTTGACTCCCTGAGCGATGAGACCCCACATGAAATTGGCACAGTACTCACACCAGTGGGGTCCCCTGAATGTATGAACCTGGTAAAAGAGACAGATATAGAGAAAATTGGAAATTTGATATTAAAAAGGCCTTTTTTTACCCTAAAATTCACAACAAATATTACAGCGAACAGATATggccagaaaaaaataataaacagaaaaacatgagttAAAATGTGCCAAAATATACACTAAGaacacagtgagaaaaatattcatataacCCAGACTGGCCACAGTTAAACCTGAATACCAGCAATAACAGGCACTGACAAAAGAACGATGGAGACACAATAGAAGTGCTGAAAGGACACTTAGAAAAATATAGTGAGAACAGAGTTTTAATCTGCCCATTTATTGCACAAATTGGTTCTATATAATGAAATGCTAATGACGTCCATCACATCACTGTGCcctttgtatgtatgtgtgagcgtgtgtgtgtctgtgtgttcatccaCATTTCCCTTGAGCTCAGTACACTGTGGCTCTGACCTTTGTGCTCTTTACTAATGGCTGCTTGTAATATGAAAATCTGGGAATATGTAAatgcataaatgtgtgtttctccatctgtgtgtgtgtttgagtgtgtgtgtgtgtgtgtgtgtgtgtgtgtgtgtgtgtgtgtgtgtgtgtgtgtgtgtgtgtgtgtgtgtgtgtgttaacactGAGGTAAATTTGAATAAGACCCCATGTGCTGAATCAGCAACTCTGCCATTTTTcaacacagacgcacacagacacacacagacacacagacacacacacacacactggaggacCGGGGAAGCGAAGGAGTGCCTCACCTTGAAGTTGTGGACCTTCTCGTACTTGGGTGCCAAGTCGCTCTCCCTCAGGGTGGCCCGCCGCACCAGCGACGTGAGCTGCGAAAGGGCAAAAGATCTGATTGGTTGCCAGAAGGTGGAGGCAGGGGAGGTGGGTTTAGAGGGGGCTGGTGCCCGGTTGAGATGGGTTCCCGATCCGGTGCTGGGGTCCGATGTGCTGCCAGAGACTGGCAGGGAGGGAATTGAACCAGCGCTGACATTTAAACCGAGAGCAGCCGTAAACAAAGACCCCTTCTGACTTGTTTCCTTCTCAGCTCGCCTGCGTGATTGCTTTTTACCTCGTTTAATGATGTGCGACTCTCGACTCGGCATTGTGGGACCTGCAGTTTTGGTGGAGGTTTACATCAAATACTGGCTCTGAGACCAAAATCTGAATCCCACTAATAACTACAGTAAGCCAACcagcatgaaaatgaaaagaaaaaaaaaggaaatacacttaaataattaaaaatgacaaaaaatacccagaatgattaataaaaacaggaagaagtAAATATGGAAAAACAACTGAGCTCACAAATCACGTCAAAGCTCCATCTGACAACAACATCCCAAACCAAGAAGCCAACACAGGACCAATCCTGCGGTCTTAGCACCACAAtgatcagccaatcagattagCTCTGCATACTGATGGGGCTGCATGGTGCAATTCCAGttcataacaaaaaaacaaaagccagaaAGCCTAGCAATAAATCTGTCTGAAgattaaaagcacaaaaagttCAATAAATATAATTCAATAAATCTTCGCTTCTTGGAAGGTGTTTGCAAAATCCTTCAGACCCGACTGATGCGGCAGAACGAGCATTCCTGTCTCTCGGTCTCGTGTAGGTGAGCGCTTCAGCCcacatggctgtgtgtgtgcgttaatccgctttccctccacacacactcaccaggCAGAAccagtggaggagggagggatagaggcggagaaagaaagaagaggaggggggaggctGAGCTACGGAGCTGTAATGGATGAATTTAACAGGTCACATTGAGAAGAGAAGGAGCCAATCAGAATGCAGGGATTCTTGTTGTTCGCCACCAATTCTGCCACCTCAATTGTcccaggagagaaagagaaagagagggagagaaagaatgagCTGAGAATCaagctgttattttatttattcgtTCACACTTTTTGTCCCTCTTTGTTTCCCTCCATTCTTTTGTCATTCTACCCGCAACATCTGTCCATTTTTCTTACGACGTTTTCAAATTTCTCTAAATCTTCTCCTCTTCCACTGTAAACAAGCAACAGCAACTGCTGTCATCTGCTTTGTGTGTTGTTTCGACTTCACTACAACACAATCCCACGTCCTTGCATGGCTCTTAAAATCAAAGGCCCTGCTCGTCCATTACTCTAGATCATACAAGtaacattatataaaaacagTTCAAGGCTAAATTTTCACTTTAGAGGTTTCTGGTTAAGTGCCGCCTCTGGTGGGAAGATGTGTTGTCTTgcgttctttgacatttttgggctgAGCAAACAAGCAGTGGGGATGCATTAAATCCCGTTACTGCGGGAGAGATTCACAGGCTTTCTGCTATGTGACCTTTTACACTGACATACAGTCATGCGAATATTGCTTTATGACATCTTAAGGAGATATCACAACACCAGAAAAAGTGAATTTTTAGCCGCAAAAAAGCCTGTGGAACAAACGACCACATATCCAAATTCACTAATCCTCAGCTCATATACACAGCAAAGTGAATATTTATGACTGGTCATGGTTATTTAATGACTGTTTTCGTTGCATGGGAATGGCGGGGTCGAGGGCCTAACAAAAGAGCACCTCGATTACAGACAGACCTcgaaataaagacaaaaaaataacagaaaaggaaagaggaaaaaaaaaaaggtaattatGTTTAGCAAGGTCATGTACTGATGGAGATATCATCTGTGGCCCTTATATCTCttcatataatttttttttttgggagattttatattattttttctgtattatcCGTCAGatcaaatgtgatttaaaaccTAATTACTAAAATCTCCTGTCACCGCCATCTTTCTCGTCGCCGTCCAGTGAATTCAATCTCATATTAACGCcctaaaaattaatttttaaaaagtcatcacCAGAACCACGTCTTTATGACCCCCACGGGGGCCGTAACCCACAATAAACTGTGATTAGCTGTATGAACATATGATATATGTATTTCTCAATGTCTGACTTCCCTACAGAGAGCCACCTCTGGTCTCAATGTCACAGCTGTACTGCTTTGTCTGCAAATCCACCCAATTATGAaagcacacacgtacacaggACCACCCCCCattccatacacacacacacacggacagtgATGTATGAGGTGCTGTGTAGGTGGTCATGCACTGCAGGTCATACAAGGCCTCAGGAGGCTCGGCACTGGTGTAGCAGATAAACGCATTGCACAGACTATACCTACTTCGTTATGAGCCTGTTGGTGTGGACTGTAtcacactggtgtgtgtgtgtgtgtgtgtgtatatacacatgAGTCTGAGGGTTCTGCAGCAGTTGCCTGAATGGAGCTGCATCTCCTGCCTCGTATTTTCATGCACCTACCTGCACAAACACCCAGCTGCAGGACTGaaatttacattaaatgttTCCCAAGTGATTAGCATCTGAGTTTGCTCCTGCATCATACAGAAACCTCACATCGCCAAATATTGccacttttgttttcatctacagaaaaagtcaagaaataaaaccccaacacacacaaaaaaaaaaactaactctAATTACCTCACAGCTTAATGGAAACTAACGAGCCAATCTCAAACTCCATTCTTGAATTCTTAGTAGATAGATTTTGGTGGAGATAGAAGGTTTCTGCAGGCAAACTACTGTTATGTAACTTTACTGCAGAGCCCTTGGCTGGAGGCCATCTCTCCTCTGCaaccatcctcctcctcctcctccttcttctcctcctttaacCATGTTCCTCTACTCTCATCCTTCCATTCTCGTACTTTACATACACAAACTCTCCTTCACCTTTACCCTTATTCTAACTGTCTGCAGGGTTTCTTAAAAATCAATTCTTTACAAACCCTAATTTTTCGATAACATACACTCATATATTATTGTTGCATACTTTTTGCCACATTCTGGAAACGTATCGAAGGTTTATGTGCTAACGATTGCTGCATTATGATTTATGTAACCTTAATTTATGCAGGTAAGGTCCAGTGATTTTAAGAGATTGAGCTATTTTGCATACTGCCTGCAGCATAAATCCACTTCCATAACATTTTGTTCTTACATCTTCTAGACTCAGGCTCATCTCCAACATCAGTTCATCCTATAAATCATCTCAATGTTCATACACATTTTCCACTGTCAGTTTCTGCACTCTCAATTTGGAGATATAAATGATTACTCACTGATTTGAAAGCTTATACTAAAGGCAGGAAAATTAACAGTACACACAGTGTGCTAAGAGACTTGATGAATGATTTAATTTGTCTTATAGGGCTAATTTCAGACTGCGGTTTCCTAACAGGAATATTCTTTGGTCTTTAGCCAATACTATGTGTCAACACGGCTCCATTTCTTATTCAAACCAACTCCCCTCCAAAACCCTTAAGCATTTAGGTCAGTTTGCCAAAAAGTTATGATAATTGGTGGATGCTTTTGGACAGAGTTCCTATGCAGATTCCATTATTCTTGCAGAGAGTGATGAGTTTCAAAGATATTGATTGTTATTCTGTATAATTTCTGCTGAATGTTTATTAAGCAGCCTCTAAAAGCTACTTCGTATTATTCTATAGGTCAAGATTCTTTGTAAAAGGTGACATATAATTGAATATGTGAACTGTCTGGGACTCGGGGAGAAAGAAAATGCACCAGCTTCTATATTTTGGCCCCACACGACAATTTTCCAAAGTATTTTGTTAAACTTTACCCTCTCCTCTGCGTTGCGTTCATCTTTGGCCGGAGCAGGTCCATCGGGGGCCTCGGGGCTGTGTGGCAGGTGTTTCTTCAGGGTGGGCTCCTGGTTCAGGGTGGTGTAGCCCACGTGCTCATAGATAGGGTTTATGGTCATCTTAGCGATGTACTCCGCTGCCTGACGGATGAGAGGGTAACTGTAAACATGACCATCGACATAGTTTTTATAGTCACTGATTTAAGTCATCAGTGACTACTGGAATGTTTCCGTCTCCCCTGACAGTATGCACGTGACGTGACTGGACCAGAACTAAAACTTGCAATAATATTCTTCATTTTCCAGCACTGCTTTGTTCCTCTTGGTGCTGTCCGATTGTCTGAATAACAAATAAACACTTAATGGGAACcatgtgctgaaaaaaaaaagaaaaatgcaaaattacCTTCTTTCTTCAGGGGTTTTGAAGGAATCTGGGGACTCATGTAATTAAGTAAAGAAGTAGTGATCAAGGGGTATTATGTGCCGAGCTGACTCTTTTTTTGCCTGACAAACAAGAGCTGAATGCTCAAAGTTTTTTGCTGCCATTATGGAAAGCAATTATCCGTAATCATCGACTTTACATTCAGGGATTACAACTATTCAGCCCTGATCAATGGGCCAATCTCTGCTGTACCATTCTCAGACCTTATCTACTACTTTTATGAAGAGAATGACAAAAAGTATCGCTTTAAATGTGGAACATGACACGTACCTTTGTCTCAATGTACAGCGTGATGAGGCCGTCTGTGACCAGGTCGTGGATGGACTCGAACCTCTTCTCCCCAACAAAGTGCTTCCCGTCATGGTAGAGACGGAAGTTTCTCGTCTGGTTACCAAACCTGGGAATTGATGGAAGAAGAGATTTTGTAGAGTAAGAGGCCAAATAGGCAATAACCTGCCAGTGGCTGGTTACCCGCTACATTGTCTAGGAGAGTCTCTTTTAATTGTAAACTAGAATCACAATTTACAATCACACccaaaaaaaatgctgcaacCTTTTACTACAATAATACAGAGTAAAATAAAGTGGCATAGACTCTCTGACAGAAGGACCCGTAACTGGGCCAATACATTATCTGCTCCTCAGTGGACCACAATGAAACCACTGCGAGATAAAACAGCACCATTAAATCATTAACCCAAAATCCAACCTTTCCTTTTCTGCCAACCCAGACTGGGACCCTAGTTTATGAGGGTTTATTTATGGAATGTAATTATAACCACAGGGATGGGAGAAAcagcgaaagagagagaaacttgTGCAGGTGGAAGAATGACATGACTATGAATAGAGCAAACTGACCCAAAACTAAATTCAAATTATGCCATGCGCCCATTTAAAAGTGTGACACCTACTCTGAGAAAACGATGGCTCACATTTGAGTAAAACTGACTGCTGAtgtaaaataaagttatttGCTCACAAGGTAACTAGGCCAAGTGAACAGAGTGGCATTAAGGATACAGAAAGACTCCTTTGGGCATGTAAACAACAATCCTCCACACAACTGAAGTGCCtctgacaaagacacaaaatcacTACCCGCATTAACGATATTTGGTAGTCACATTTAGGAGATACAGTATGGAGCTAAAGGAAACCGCAGGCTGTCACTTTCTCGCACTTCCCCGTCTCCTCACGAGGAAAGGCTCTCAGGAAGGTGGTGTGTGGAGCCATGTGAGCTAAGAGATGAGCACCTCTGAGCAGCTTAAAGCTTGACTGCTGCATtcactgtgggggggggggctgaaccCTCACACCTCACAACACCTGGGGCCTGTACACACACGATCAGACATGCTCAACGTTCACAAAGCACCAcagcttctctctttcttgccTTGACACATGAATACGTGTGGGCACGGGCAAAGGTGTTGGAGGTCAGTTCACATGAAGTCTTCTCCAAGTAAGGGCAAAgcaaaatatctcaaaatgCAATTTCCTTAGCAGATTTTACTATAAATTGGCAGttgataaaattaaaatatcGATATTTCTCCAGTCTCTGGCAGATTTGCTAGACCTGATATTCCAGACTCTAGTTGGGAGGTGCCTATTTTCCTACTTGTGATGGTTCCTTCtctaataaatgtattaaaatccCTAGCTCCAGAACTTAAGCCTATACCGATCCAGTGGCACCAGTGAGCTCACATTTGTTCTTGATTGTCTGAGTCTCCCTAAATTAGCCAAACACAGACATACCTCAGAGCCAGTGTGTATGTGCCCGgctgtctctgactctctctgatGAGGTAGCTGCCTTCGGCCTGACTCAGTAACTGGTCGGCCTCTTCTCTGGAGATCATCCCATGGTACCTGGACGAAAGAAGACAAATATATTTGGATTCAAACTTTCCTCAATCCCTGAAATGCACTGACAACTGGCAACATGCCTGATGTAAATGACAAATACAGAGAAATCCAACTTACTCTCTCCCATAGTATTTAGGTCGATTGTCCACCtgcagggaaaagaaaaatacatagaGTGAAAAACCAATTATTTTAAATGGTTTTAGTACCATAAAATGTTCCTCACTCTCAGAAGACTGTAAATGTTCCTTTTGAATCATATAACAAAAGGTAAATTTTAGATTTATATACAAGCTTATATGCTTACAACCACCCTTAGGCTAGGTGTGAAGGTTCATTGTTATGCTGGTATGAGCTATGAGGAAAACCGTACCTAGGTAGTCGGTTAGTTTATTGACTTAAATATCACAATACAAAAATATCCATCAACTCCAcatcaaataaacacactggGTCCAAACACAATTCAATTCTGTCAACACATTGATACAATAACATACAATATCATATCACACAGTACAATAGCAGGCCAttcataacccccccccccacacacacacacacacacacacacacaacacacacacacacgcacaaaaacaacaatatagtGTGTGAAATGCCAATGGCTCTAAGATGATACAAACTGTGAGCTCTTGCTAAATATTTTCACAGACTTTGGCACATTTTCTGGACTTGAATGTAAACCTCGCTTGGCACCCGGCGTGCGTCTGTGTTCGTGAGTGTGTGGGCGCAGAGGATATTGCACGAGTCAGATAAAAAAGCTGAACATTGTGTTGCCCTCAACAAAACTGCTGTCGAGCCAATAAATCAACAAAGACCCAACAGACAGCGGTGAATATTAAtttggatggtgtgtgtgtgtgtgtgtgtgtgtgtgtgtgtgtgtgtgtgtgtgtgtgtgtgtgtgtgtgtgtgtgtgtgtgtgtgtgtgtgtggtactgTATAGGAGCAGTCCACTTTTCACAGATTTGTCATGATATGCATTGGACAAATTTCAGCACAATGAATGTAATCAAATGTGGTCAGGGTGGTTCAAGTTGGAGAGGACGTACGCTACCCCCATGTTATCAGCCGTGCATGTGCACCTCTGGACACCGACCAGAATTCCTCTGAGGCCTAACACCCATTACTAATGCTCAACACACATCCTTGACTGCACATTACGGAGTGCTGAGCTTGAGGGGGAAGAACTGTTTGAACACATTTTCAGCCACGCACtgaatatacagtgtattttgATTGCAATGATGAAATAAATTGGTACACGGTGAAATGGTGGGCATGGCACAACCTGGAAGCAAGAGTTTATTCTCAATGTTGGTGTATCAATTTAGGCTAATTCTTGGACATCCCGTGTTAAATGTGTAGCTGACAACTCATTCTAGCAGTCAACAGTCAAAATTTTGCATGTTCAAAGAGTTCATGTCTGTGGTGGATCACTCAAAGACACTCAGCAAGTCATTATGGGAGGAAAGTGTCAgctcacaacaaaacacaagcaagcTATTATTACTCAGGCTTATGGACAGATTGACAAATAATCTCAAGTAATTTTGAGCAACAGCTGTCTAGAAACTGGAAGGAACTTATTCCACACCCTGACAAAGGGCGCACATCCTGAACTTTTATACGCCCTGAGGCTGGAACAATGGACACAGATTTTAGTTTCACTACCAAGCCAATTAACTATTCATCTTTTGAGATTCTTTTCGATGAAACATTTCAGATAAAAATGTCTGTTGCAATTTTCCAGAGACCATTGTGAGACCATGTTATCGCTCATTTTGTCTGAACAAGCCAAaccaaaatatattcaatttaatttaattagtgcactgttttaatttttaaaaatgtacctCTTCTTCTTCGGGCTTAAGGACAGTCTAGTCTCTGTACTCATTTATGCCACCATGTCACTGACATACCATAAATTAAAAAGTACCAGCCATGGATAAGTGCTTACTGGTGCATCATTAAATCACATATGG harbors:
- the LOC130165394 gene encoding N-chimaerin, encoding MALNVFDHDEYRPPVWKSYLYQLQQEAPHPRRVTCTCEVDNRPKYYGREYHGMISREEADQLLSQAEGSYLIRESQRQPGTYTLALRFGNQTRNFRLYHDGKHFVGEKRFESIHDLVTDGLITLYIETKAAEYIAKMTINPIYEHVGYTTLNQEPTLKKHLPHSPEAPDGPAPAKDERNAEERLTSLVRRATLRESDLAPKYEKVHNFKVHTFRGPHWCEYCANFMWGLIAQGVKCADCGLNVHKQCSKVVPNDCQPDLRHVKKVYSCDLTTLVKAHNTKRPMVVDMCIQEIEARGLQSEGLYRISGFSELIEDVKLAFDRDGEKADISSSAYEDINIITGALKLYFRELPIPLITYDAYPRFIETAKITDPEKRLESLHEALKLLPPAHCETLRYLMAHLKRVTEYEKENLMSSENLGIVFGPTLMRAPELDAMTALNDIRYQRLVVETLITNEDVLF